The window CGATTGTATCATATCCGGCCTTCTTGGTGGCGAGGGCGTTGCCGAAGCAGTGCTGCAAAGACATCTCGATCGACGACTCTTCCGAGGACTTGCCAGTGGCCGCAATGCTTCGCGCATTGGCTTCAGTCTGGTCATTACCGAGATTCTCAGTCAACTGTTTGGAGATAAGGAACCGAGCCTGGCAGAAAAATACAGCGGATTGACCTTTGATAAGGTGCTGGGTTTCCTGCTAGAGAAGGCCCAGATTGTCGGCAACATTCCCGGCCAGGAAGAACgcgacatcttcttcgggCAATTATTTGGTATCGAGTGCTTTGTAAAGTCTCGTATCCTATTTTCGGAACCTTCGAGATGGAACACAATActggaggagctgttgaagctgaGCAACAAGAAAGTCTGGCTGAAGTCGCAATGCGGATGGGTTCTCGTCCAAGCATTGCAGCAAATGGACCAAGCGCAGGCCAAATCTACACTCGAGAAGCTCTCAAGTGCTGGAGTGGCTAAGACTCCCGAAGGAGTTGCCGTCTGGCTGGTTGCGCTCAACCAGTTTCCCGATCTCAAAGTCAaaccttggcagcatcctCTCGCAAGAAAGACTCTGGGTGACTTGActgccatcttgaaggaaAGCTTCAACGACTCCAGCAAAGATCCTTCCAGTAACTCCCGAAACAACCAACAAGCCTCTTGGACAGCTCAACTGCATTTCGTTTGGGACCTCATCCTCAACCACTATCTCAAGGCCGGAGACTCTGAAGTGGAAGATTTTGCTCATTTCTGGGGCCGAGTTCTTGACGGTAAGAGTGTACTTATACACATTTTATACAAGTAGACGCTAATCAACTGTTAGATGGACTATTCTCCAAACAGGCTACCGATGGTCAAAAGTTCAAGGGCTTCACCGTCTTCCAAAAATTCCTTGAGGGTTGCGTAGTGCACCACTCGCTGTTACAAATTTTGTTCAGCAAGAACCTCATGACCTCGCTCATGAACCAAGCTGCAAAGGAGGATCGGTACCTGCATCGGGCGGCTATAAAAACACTGAAGGCCATCGAGGTTGCGGTATCCTCCCACCCTAGCGCTCTGGTTCCTGTTCTCGAGAGTCTCTTGAGCAGGAATGGAGCTTATAACTTTGATCAACGCACCAGCACGAAAACGGTCGACAAACTACTGCAGAATTTCAACCTGGAAAACGACAAGGGAACTCTGAAGATTATACAAGCCCCCATTGCCAGCCTCTCACAGCAGGAGGTCTTGGAGGCCCAGACCATTCTAAGAGTTCACATCGACTACTTGTCCAAAGTCCTCGGTGCCTGTGCTTCGCTCAACACGAAAGAATCTCAGTCCAACAAACTGGAGGGAACCTCACTTAGTATTACACTGCAACAGCTATCACGTCTTGCCTATTCTCAACCAGACGACATCCCGAAGGATGCCTTGACAGAGCAGATCCAAGAGCTTGCTCGGTCTCGATTGGAATCGGCGCTTGCAAAGCTGACCCGCCAGACGTCTGACTTTGTCACTTTCTGTCAGGCAGTCGCATCTATCGACTCAAGTGCGGTGACCATGTCCGAGGAAATCAAGGCCGCTATCGAAGGCGCACTGTCAAGAATGCAGAAGCTTCTTAAACAGAAGACAAAGACCGATAACGACAAGACGTTGACTCAGGGACTGGCAATGCTTCATGCTATTTCAATTTTCCAGCTGTATAACCAAGATCCCGATGCAATGGAAGTACTGGACGATCTGGCACAGTTTCACGAGAGGCTTCAAGAAGGCAAActcggcgacgacgacaccGGCAGCTCAGAGTTCTTGGTCGAGATATTACTGTCTATGGTGGCTCGCCCTTCCTCATTAATGCGACAAGTGTCCCAGCAGGTGTTTGAAGCTTTCACTTCGCAGATCTCGGCTGGcggcctggagctgctgaCCGGACCCCTGGGAACCAACGAGAGCACCAGAGGCCAGAAGGAGCTCTTCAACACGGAAGATGACGGCATGGATGTCGACGGAGAGGAttccgacgatgacgaagatgatgatgtggaaGAAATCTCAAACGTTGACATTGACTCTGACGTTGAGTTCATTGGTCTCGccgatggcgaagaagctgacggcgacgtagaagaagatggcgaagaggatgatgaagaagacgacgaagactCTGACGacaacgatgacgaggatgaggacgacgaggaagtagacgaaaaagaaggccccatcgacctcgacgagctCATGGGCTCAATCCTCAAAAGCCACCGCCTCGACAAGGACGCCGACGCCGAGTCCTCCGAGGACGAGGGCGACATGTCCGACTCGCAAATGTTCGCCCTCGAGGACAAGCTCGCCGAGGTCTTCAAGCAGCGCGCAAAGGCCCGCCCGGacagcaagaagcagaagaaggacgcCAAGC of the Trichoderma breve strain T069 chromosome 4, whole genome shotgun sequence genome contains:
- a CDS encoding DNA polymerase phi domain-containing protein; protein product: MGSKRKRGVKEAPIATPNAQKKAKNVASPIVPVVAAAKPSLEKAPFVETPTIEERKREGLLYEHLGSEDDNDRIEAADCIISGLLGGEGVAEAVLQRHLDRRLFRGLASGRNASRIGFSLVITEILSQLFGDKEPSLAEKYSGLTFDKVLGFLLEKAQIVGNIPGQEERDIFFGQLFGIECFVKSRILFSEPSRWNTILEELLKLSNKKVWLKSQCGWVLVQALQQMDQAQAKSTLEKLSSAGVAKTPEGVAVWLVALNQFPDLKVKPWQHPLARKTLGDLTAILKESFNDSSKDPSSNSRNNQQASWTAQLHFVWDLILNHYLKAGDSEVEDFAHFWGRVLDDGLFSKQATDGQKFKGFTVFQKFLEGCVVHHSLLQILFSKNLMTSLMNQAAKEDRYLHRAAIKTLKAIEVAVSSHPSALVPVLESLLSRNGAYNFDQRTSTKTVDKLLQNFNLENDKGTLKIIQAPIASLSQQEVLEAQTILRVHIDYLSKVLGACASLNTKESQSNKLEGTSLSITLQQLSRLAYSQPDDIPKDALTEQIQELARSRLESALAKLTRQTSDFVTFCQAVASIDSSAVTMSEEIKAAIEGALSRMQKLLKQKTKTDNDKTLTQGLAMLHAISIFQLYNQDPDAMEVLDDLAQFHERLQEGKLGDDDTGSSEFLVEILLSMVARPSSLMRQVSQQVFEAFTSQISAGGLELLTGPLGTNESTRGQKELFNTEDDGMDVDGEDSDDDEDDDVEEISNVDIDSDVEFIGLADGEEADGDVEEDGEEDDEEDDEDSDDNDDEDEDDEEVDEKEGPIDLDELMGSILKSHRLDKDADAESSEDEGDMSDSQMFALEDKLAEVFKQRAKARPDSKKQKKDAKQSVVNFKHRILDFLDIYVRNEVLSPLGFAILIPLLNLMRTTTTKTLASRACEIILNYQRGMKKARSGNKDAAEAETTSTYDAEELLSVLVEVHEEAGKDNAHAYAKAASAASLIVASAMFASDKELVKRAAAVYAKTQSDWVLGQAKLQNSFFADWNNWCQNHASQGRN